Genomic DNA from Telopea speciosissima isolate NSW1024214 ecotype Mountain lineage chromosome 2, Tspe_v1, whole genome shotgun sequence:
TCCAAGGCTTTCATTCACCAATTAAGTAGACTTTAGGAGTATGACATGTTTCTCCAAGAATGTTTGAGGACCAGAAGACGCCTGTTCTACAATTACACAgttgacacacacacacagaacaGGACATACATAACAATGACAACCTTTAAATCTCAAAAGCACACatctattgaaaaaaaaaaagaaccctcAAAAATTTAGAAAGCCATGAAAGTTCCTTCCTActctgaagaagaaacttttcCCTTGGACAACTAAGTTCACTATCCAAGTGAGACACCATATCCATCAGCACCAAATGTCGAGTCAAAAAGTACCTTCCATTCTACCTATGAAGCCAAATGACCATTCTCAATCATTTCATTTAAGTCCTCCCACACAcacttagggatgtaaacggattagATTTGGCTTAGATAGtgccatatccgcatccgcatcttATTAGTTTTCGGACGAATTTGAATAGTGtgaaacggatacagacacggatatgGTCGGATATTCTATCCTTccatttatatgtaaatatagcttttcggatagctatatccgtatccgtatctgtttaacTTTCGGACAGATTgagataatgctaaacggatacaaaaatggattttgactattcatttacatccctactcacACTCAGTCCTCTAATAATAACCTCATACAATAtcccatgagagagagaggttagcAGATGATTCTTGGGTGGGTTTGGGTTGTACTCGGGTTAGGTTACCTTGGATTAAATCTGAATTTCAAACTGTAATCGGCCTAGTTGTATATTGGTTAGGGGCGGCAGCTTTTAACCCAGGTTAAGACTTCACCTCATAGCAAAGGATAGAGTTTTCACTTTTTAACTGAACCGTTGGATGAAGAGCAGGACACGTGTCATCCAGTAGAGGTAGAACTTGATGGgaaattgaggtgataaaaatcaGTTAGGACTTAGGAGTCCAAGAGGGAAATTCACAAGATTCAGTTATTGAAAGATAATTTTCCGCACTTGAAACCGCAATTAAAGAGACCGggtggagttggagttggattTGGATACTGCGGAACTAATGGAACTCCTTGAGTATAAATACACCTAGAGAACTAAcccaaaagagaaaacaaaagcgAGCGCACGACTTAGGGTTTTGAGgttttgcctctctctctctctttctttctttctttctttcattagttctctatgtttcttttgttctgtGAATGTGTGAGTATCTCAATtccgtttctatttttttaatcctttgAATGCATGATCccctctctctatttcttcttctttggttttatGAATATAGGATGAACATGACTGACCCCAATCCCATTCATCTTACCTTTGAcccaaagtaaaaaaaaaaaaacccttggcTTTGTGAATGcttttttggtgaaagaaaTTTATTATCTAAGGAACAAAGTTCCCGTACGGTCAGCATACAAGAGGAGGAGtaaggttgggggggggggggggggttgaaaaCCAAGAAGAAGCAAGTTGAGAGTCTGCTGCAAGGGAAGCTAAACTATCTACAGGCGCATTAGCCTCTCGTAGAGTATGTACGAAGAGTACTCTTtggaaagaaagaatgagaacCCCGCAGTCATTAATTATGGTAGCTATTCTCCAAGGAATGATTTGTGTGATGCCAATAAGGATATTTACCAGTCAGATTATCACTTTCGATCACCAGCCTTTGAATTCCTAAAGAGATAGCCATCTTCAATGCTTGTAGAATTGCTGTAGCCTCCACAACCAACGCATACGTTGAGCCTATTCCAATTGAAAAGCCACAGATAAATGAAGCAGCATGATTCCGACATAAACCTCCTATACCTGCTCGTCCTGGGTTACCACTGCTTGCACCATCTGTAATGAATTTGACCCACTGAATGTCGGGAGGATTCCATCTGATCAACCTGTGGGTCTTGACTGATGTGCTTGTGAAGTTGCTGAGCTGATCCTTTGCCTTCGCGATTGCTTTTAGAAGTATACTGCTTGGGGTGAATCTAGAATGCCTGAAAACGCTGTCCCAATAACCCACCCAGATAAACCACATAATAGCacagaaaaaagaaatcttCAGGTTGGTGTCTCTATCATTGGACTTGTTCAGATTGACAGCGTTGATGATGGCAGAGAAAATGTCACGATTTGAGAAGAATTGAATCAAGCCCGCCTGATTCCAGATGTGTTGTACAATCGGACAAGCATAAAGTAGATGGTGGGAGGATTGAAAATGATTGGAACAAAGATAGCAAATGGGATTAAGATTGAATCCCCTCCGGTTAAGAAGGTCAGGGAGGGGGAGTCTGTCATGAACTGTTTCCCAGATAAGGTGTTGTATTTTCGGAGAGGTAGGGAGGTGCCAAATGCGTAGCCAAGGGGTGGAAGGGTGAGGCTGATAACCTGAGATGGCAATGTGGTAGGCTGAGGCTACAGTGAAATGTCCTGATGCAGTTCCTAGCCAAACTAACTTATCTTGGACAGGAAAAATTGGTGGGGGAATTGACAAAATTGCATATGCAGTATCAGGTGGCCACCAATGACAAACTAGGTCTCTATTCCAAGTATTCGTGGAGAGATGAATAAAATCAGCAACTCTATCAGGAGCATGAAGGGGAAGAGGGTATGGGGCGGACAATGGAGGGAAATTAGGAATGCAGTAATCCAGCCAGGGATTGGTGGACATTCCATCTCCAATTTGGGTGAACGCTCCTCTTTGAAGGAGGTCATGTGATGAACAGATGGACTTCCATCCCCAAGAAGAAGTGGATGGGCATTTGGCTAGAAAGAAGGATGTATTGGGGAAATACTTGGATTTCATCAATCTTGCCcacagagaagaagagggtgTTAGTAACTCCCAGCCTTTCTTAGCCAACAATGCTTGATTCATAATGGCAGATTGCTTAATATTCAAACCCCCTAACCTATTGGGTAAACAGATTGTTTTCCAAGAGATAGTAGGAACAAGAGAGTTGGGTCCATTGGACCAGAAGAACTGTCTACTGATGGAATCCAGGGAGTGATGGACAGCTGAAGGGATTCTGAAACAGGACATTGTGTAGAGTGGCATTGCAGATAGAGCGGATTGTATAAGTACTTGCTTACCTGCAGGGCTTAGGAACTGGGTTTTCCAATGTGAAAGCTTCCTTGTCACCCTGGTTATTAGCTCAGTACAGTGATGTTTGGAGAGTCTTCCACTAATAAAAGGGATGCCGAGGTATGTGTCCAGAGATGTAGTTGGGGATATTTGAAAGTGCTCTCTCATATGCCTTTTAACTGCAGAGTCCACATTAGTACTGAATTGTGCTCTGGTTGTGGTGATGTTGAGAGCCTGACTTGAGAGTGTACAATAAGTCGACAAGACCTCCTGCATTGCTCTAGCTTCCCTCATGGATGCTTCCCCAAAGAGGATAAGATCGTCCGCGAAGGCCATGTGAGAAATCCTCTCACCCCCTCTACTAATCTGTGCTCCTTTAATTTTGTGATCTCACTGCGCCTCTGCCAGGTGTGTGGATAGTACCTCAGAACATAGAACGAACAGGTAAGAAGATAGAGGATCGCCCTGCCTTAAACCCCTGGTGGGTTTgatgtgggggaggggggaaccaTTGAGCAGCACATTGAGCCTGGTGGTCTCCACACAAAACATTACTTTCTTTATCCACTCTGCATCAAAACCCATATTAGTGAGGGTTGCTCTGAGGAATTTCCATCCCACCCGATCATAAGCTTTGCTCATATCAATCTTGAGTGAGAAATGCCCTTTCCTTCCTCTCCTTGTTTTCTTGATTTTATGTAGGAGTTCGTGACAAATGAGAACATTGTCCTGTATATGTCTCCCCTTAATAAACCCattttgattgaaggagatGATTTTATTGAGTATGGGTCTAAGTCTGTTTACTAAGATCCTGGAAATGGCTTTGTACAAGAAATTGCATAAACTGATAGGTCTAAACTCAGGAATGGAAGTGGGATGCTCTACCTTGGGGATCAGTGCAATATTGGTAAAGTTGCGAGAAAGGTTAAATTCACTATTGGTGAAGAACCTCTTGATGGTGGAGATTACCTCATCCTTTATGATGGGCCACGCTTTATGATAAAACATTCTGGAGAATCCATCTGGGCCCGGGGCCCTATCAGTAGGCATTGAACGGATAGCTTTGAagatctcttcttcctcaactGGTTTTAAGAGAGCTTGATTGTCGGCCTGAGTCACCCTTCCCCTTATGCAGCCAAAATAATTATCATCCAAAGGGGGATTAGAAGAGGTATAAATATTCTGAAAGTAATTTCTGAAAGCCATTCCCAAATTATTGTTTTCAGTGATTGTGAGCCCATCAACATTTATTGCTCTGACTTTGTTCTTTGGCCTCCTCTTCAGAGTTGTCATGTGAAAAAACTTCGTATTTCGATCCCCATTTTGTAGCCAATTAATTCCTTGATTTCTGTAACCACAAAATTTCTTCCTGGTGTGCTAATTTCTTTAGACAAGCTAATTGATGCttttcatataaaaaccaaCTGTCATCCCTTGAACTCAGTGGTGTGCTGTAGAGTATGCTCAGTGTGTCATTGACCCTAGTCGATCATGTTCTGAAAGATATTACCCACATAATTCCGATTCCAATGTTTGAGTGCATGTTGGAGTTTGACCAATTTCCGAGTGATTATGAAGGAGAGAGATCCTTCCAAATTCTGTGAAGACCATGATTGAGCCACAACATCCATAAAACTCGGCTCCACTAACCAAAGTGCCTCAAAAACGAAAAGGCTGAGGTGGTTTGGACCCCATTCTGTCGGTGTTTAGAATGATTGCCCTATGATCCGATGAAGCAACTACCTCTGTAGTAACCATTGCATCCAGGAAGAGATTGAACCATGCTACATTGGAGAAGAACCGATCCAACTTTCCTTCAATTCTACGATGTCCAAATTGGCCATTAGTCCAAGTGAATTGATACCCTGATTGATGAATGGGTGAGATGCAAACTGAATTTGCAAACTCCTTCAAGGGGGTCACGGATGAGTTGGATAAAGGGCGTCCACCATTCTTTTCTTCAGGGTGCAAATATGCATTCCAATCACCCGCTAAGATCCATGGTTTATCGATGAACGAAGCCAAAGATTTGAGAGTCTCTAATTGAGAAGATCTAACTTGTTCCCGACAGCTCATGTAAACAAAGGTGCAAGACCAAATTTGATTAACATCATTCATGTGCAGATCTACATGGAAACACCAATCGCTTCTCCAAATTACATGACATTCTACACTGTCTAGCCACATTAAGATGATACCCCCTGCACCATTACTACCTGGACTGCATACATAATTAGGGAAATTAAGAGAACGACAGAAACCAAGAAGATTGATTAGGATTGGACTGCCTCGATTCAGAAAGAAAACAGACTGACGGTCTATGCTTGTTCAAAATGTTGCGGATTTCCCGCTTTGTCGAGGGGGGACCAATACCTTCATTTCCCTCCTGGTGGCTGTTTCCGGCCAGCCACCGAAGCTTCAGAATCAAAAAACTTCATGGGCGTATCAAACACATCACCTCAGCCTCAAATTCAGGTGGTTCAAAATGAACCAAGTCACACAAGAAAGATACTTCATTTCCACTGATGAACAAATGGATAGCTTGCTGGATGAAAAAAATAGGAGCGGCCATTGAAGGAGAAATCATCTCAGGCAGGCCAAACTTGAGAGAGCACTCAGCCACTAAACGCTCAGGGGTAACCGAAGAGATGAGACCCACCTcaaaggggaggggagagaaggGGGAGATGTTCGGTAGAGAATCAAATGGGACGGGAGAAGTTTCACACAACTTTGCCACAAGTACAATCGCAGGGAAAGGACTGACACAGGGGTTGAAGAGGGATAGACTACCCTATCTCCAAAACCGAACAAACAAAgcattaaaaagaaagaacaagatcTATCCCAAAGGCATACCACGAGCAGAAAACAGAGAGTACAGAAAGAAGAGATTAAGTAAAGAGATGTAGATGTACTGGCATGCAAGAGATGATGGATATGAATGGAATCCAACAGCAAGGCTCATTAACTCCAGGTGGAAAAGTTCTTGAAAACTCAAGCATAATAAAGGAAAGCAACAAATAGAGagtacaaaaaaagaagagaaacaaagtgAAGAGAAGTAAAGATGATGACATGCAAGAGGTGAACAAGAACTGCACTTACAGTAGCTTAGACATAGAAATATCAACGACAATACCAGATCTTGAAAGAAGGTAAGCGCCAAGGATCCGATGAAAACAATTGCAGACTGATGCTCCCAGGTGaaagaggaaatgaaggaacGAGCATCACTTGGCTTTGTGAATGCATGAGCACGATCCTCATCCCCAAATCATTTTTCTTGATGTTCTTTAAATTTTCATGGTAGCTGAAATATCTGTTGAATCATGATTGattcaacccaacccaatcaaggTTTTCCATTATAAAATGATGTTATCTCGAGTGGTTGTGGTCCAATCATGGACGAATCAGACTGGGTTCAGTCATGGCCCAGGTTTAGAACGGCTTCGAATCTGGTATTGTGCCGCATGGGAATAGCCAAGCCTAGTGGTCCCAATACAAGTTAAAAGCAATTGGGAAAACTCTAGGGCCATacattcagatcctctactgtcgagacacagcaaggcgggcCTTGCTGTGTCTCAGCAGTAGGGTTCTGCCGGGCAGCttggtagtagaggatccaaattgatacAGCCCCTTATTGTCGAGAACAATTGGGGTTTCCCTTTTTTGCTAattcttttgaaattttttttttctttttgattttgcctaattaaggttgtgtgATGAATGTAAACTATTTGTCCTTAGTTTCCTCCCTTGTATAATTTGGACTGAGCTTAAATTTTGTAGGTAGATAAAGGGCTGGTGTGTCTATGGCTGCCAAGTGTATTTCCACGTA
This window encodes:
- the LOC122651192 gene encoding uncharacterized protein LOC122651192, producing MNDVNQIWSCTFVYMSCREQVRSSQLETLKSLASFIDKPWILAGDWNAYLHPEEKNGGRPLSNSSVTPLKEFANSVCISPIHQSGYQFTWTNGQFGHRRIEGKLDRFFSNVAWFNLFLDAMVTTEVVASSDHRAIILNTDRMGSKPPQPFRF